A window of Tautonia plasticadhaerens contains these coding sequences:
- a CDS encoding dihydrolipoyl dehydrogenase family protein, translating into MPHPEEYDVVVLGSGRARFFAWSLASQGKRVAVVERRNLAGSCPTVACAPSKNVIHGAKVANYFRRGAEFGIAAGDWKVVMPAVRDRKRKMVDGIVARNVDAYRESGAELVKGQGRFVGPRTIEVTADDGTRTLRGEVVVICTGSRARIDPIPGLAESRAMTHVEALELDRVPKHLLVLGGGYVGLEMAQALRRFGSRVTVIERNDALAPREDRDVSEALRELFDDEGIEVLTATPVARVEGRSGESVRLLATHGVIEGSDLLVASGRTPNTDGIGLETAGIERDDWGYIKVDERLRTTAAGVWAVGDCAGSPHFTHMADDDVRVVRDNLAGIDRTTTGRLVPFCLFTDPELARVGMSESEAERRGIAYRLAKIPVTAILRSRTLSEPRGFYKTLVAAESDRILGFTAFAPEADAVMTTVQVAISAGLPYTALRDATLTHPTMSEGLAALFHAVPDRS; encoded by the coding sequence GTGCCGCATCCCGAGGAATACGACGTGGTGGTGCTCGGCAGCGGGAGGGCCAGATTCTTCGCCTGGTCGCTGGCCTCGCAGGGGAAGCGCGTGGCGGTCGTCGAGCGGCGGAATCTCGCGGGATCCTGCCCGACCGTCGCTTGCGCCCCGAGCAAGAACGTGATCCACGGTGCGAAGGTCGCCAATTACTTCCGCAGGGGCGCCGAGTTCGGCATCGCCGCGGGCGACTGGAAGGTCGTGATGCCGGCTGTCCGCGACCGCAAGCGGAAGATGGTCGATGGCATTGTCGCTCGCAATGTCGATGCGTATCGGGAGAGCGGCGCGGAGCTCGTCAAGGGGCAGGGCCGCTTCGTCGGGCCGAGGACGATCGAGGTGACGGCCGACGACGGTACGCGCACCCTTCGCGGCGAAGTCGTCGTGATCTGCACGGGCTCCCGCGCGCGGATTGACCCGATCCCCGGTCTCGCCGAATCGCGGGCGATGACGCACGTCGAGGCCCTCGAACTGGACCGAGTCCCGAAGCACCTCCTCGTCCTGGGGGGCGGCTACGTCGGACTCGAGATGGCCCAGGCCCTGAGACGCTTCGGCAGTCGCGTCACGGTCATCGAGCGGAACGACGCCCTGGCCCCCCGCGAAGATCGCGACGTCTCGGAAGCGCTGCGGGAACTCTTCGACGACGAGGGGATCGAGGTGCTGACGGCCACGCCCGTCGCGCGCGTGGAGGGGCGATCCGGCGAGTCCGTGAGGCTGCTCGCGACGCACGGCGTGATCGAGGGATCGGACCTCCTGGTTGCGAGCGGCCGGACGCCGAACACCGACGGCATCGGCCTGGAGACCGCCGGGATCGAGCGGGACGACTGGGGCTACATCAAGGTCGATGAACGGCTGCGGACCACGGCCGCCGGCGTGTGGGCAGTGGGCGATTGCGCCGGCAGCCCCCACTTCACACACATGGCCGACGACGACGTCCGCGTGGTCCGCGATAATCTCGCCGGCATTGACCGGACGACGACCGGGCGTCTGGTACCCTTCTGCCTGTTCACCGACCCCGAATTGGCCCGCGTCGGCATGAGCGAGTCGGAGGCGGAGCGTCGCGGGATCGCCTACCGTCTCGCGAAGATCCCGGTGACCGCCATCCTCCGCTCCAGGACCCTCTCCGAGCCGCGCGGCTTCTACAAGACGCTGGTCGCCGCCGAGAGCGATCGCATCCTCGGCTTCACCGCGTTCGCCCCCGAGGCCGACGCTGTCATGACGACCGTCCAGGTCGCGATCTCGGCGGGTCTCCCCTACACGGCCCTGCGCGACGCGACCTTGACCCACCCGACGATGTCGGAAGGCCTCGCCGCGCTGTTCCACGCAGTGCCCGACCGATCCTGA
- a CDS encoding alcohol dehydrogenase, which produces MKTMRVAQVSRPGGPLELVERPIPDPGPVSVRIKVQACGICHSDAMTKEGLWPGIAFPRVPGHEVVGVIDAVGEDVPGRWQPGRRVGVGWHAWHCLSCDNCRRGDFFACQTGARVTGISFDGGYADYMVAPATALARVPAELPAPDAAPLMCAGVTTFNALRNSGARPGDLVAVLGLGGLGHLGVQYAARMGLRTAAIARGKDKEPLARRLGAAHYIDSQAADPAAELAKLGGARVVLATVTHGPAMGATVGGLAPRGRLMVLGAAESLETSPLLLIGGRRSVEGWYAGTSIDTEDTLAFSVQSGVRPMNEVYPLERAAEAYDRMMSGKARFRVVLTM; this is translated from the coding sequence ATGAAAACAATGCGTGTCGCCCAGGTCTCTCGACCCGGCGGGCCCCTCGAGCTCGTCGAGCGCCCGATCCCCGACCCGGGGCCGGTGTCCGTTCGGATCAAGGTCCAGGCCTGCGGCATCTGCCACAGCGACGCGATGACCAAGGAGGGCCTCTGGCCCGGCATCGCCTTCCCGCGCGTCCCGGGGCACGAGGTGGTCGGCGTGATCGACGCCGTGGGTGAGGACGTCCCGGGGCGGTGGCAGCCCGGCCGGCGCGTCGGCGTCGGGTGGCACGCCTGGCACTGCCTCTCCTGCGACAACTGCCGCCGAGGCGACTTCTTCGCCTGCCAGACCGGCGCACGGGTGACCGGCATCTCGTTCGACGGCGGCTACGCCGACTACATGGTCGCCCCCGCGACGGCCCTCGCACGAGTGCCCGCGGAGCTGCCCGCCCCGGACGCCGCGCCGCTGATGTGCGCCGGCGTGACGACCTTCAACGCGCTCCGCAACAGCGGCGCCCGGCCGGGCGACCTCGTCGCGGTCCTCGGCCTCGGCGGGCTCGGCCACCTGGGCGTCCAGTACGCGGCGCGGATGGGGCTCCGCACCGCCGCGATCGCCCGGGGTAAGGACAAGGAGCCGCTCGCCCGGCGGCTCGGCGCGGCGCACTACATCGACAGCCAGGCCGCCGACCCCGCCGCGGAGTTGGCGAAGCTGGGCGGCGCCAGGGTCGTCCTCGCCACCGTGACGCACGGCCCGGCGATGGGCGCCACCGTGGGCGGGCTGGCGCCGCGCGGCCGGCTGATGGTCCTGGGGGCCGCCGAGTCACTGGAGACCTCCCCGCTGCTGCTCATCGGGGGCCGCCGGTCCGTCGAGGGCTGGTACGCCGGCACGTCCATCGACACGGAGGACACGCTGGCGTTCAGCGTCCAGTCCGGTGTCCGTCCGATGAACGAAGTGTACCCCCTGGAACGGGCCGCCGAGGCCTACGACCGCATGATGAGCGGCAAGGCGCGCTTCCGGGTCGTGCTGACGATGTGA
- a CDS encoding nuclear transport factor 2 family protein codes for MQTNADAQRDLDALTALNLDFFASVQEGDVKRFEEILADDFMSSQPDGTLLDKAKFLELTAQPVTISGLVAEDVRIRVLGDFAIIHGRFDSRSADGKPRRGRYTDNWARRDGTWAAVSAHFHLDQDG; via the coding sequence ATGCAGACGAACGCGGACGCGCAACGCGATCTCGATGCACTGACCGCCCTGAACCTCGACTTCTTCGCGTCGGTGCAGGAGGGGGATGTGAAGCGTTTCGAGGAGATCCTGGCCGACGACTTCATGAGCTCGCAGCCGGACGGCACGCTGCTCGACAAGGCCAAGTTTCTCGAGCTGACGGCGCAGCCGGTGACGATCAGCGGGCTCGTGGCCGAGGACGTGCGAATCCGCGTGCTGGGCGATTTCGCGATCATCCATGGGCGCTTCGACTCCCGCTCGGCTGACGGCAAGCCGCGCCGGGGCCGTTACACCGACAACTGGGCACGCCGCGACGGCACCTGGGCTGCCGTCTCGGCACACTTCCATCTCGACCAGGACGGATAG
- a CDS encoding GDSL-type esterase/lipase family protein, giving the protein MTTRIIRLTALAMALLIPLAPTRAGWAGGIGVLGDSYSDEYQFYPPHRSTARNWVEILAATRGLDFGAFSTASRGEPRNQGFAYNWARSGATTEDMIATGQHTGLAAQAARGEVSLVVVFIGGNDFIVAMKTSDPVEAFQDVGPRAEANLERAIATILKAHPDVKVVIFTVPDIRDLPEFRVPLHAGRLPRAYADAATATIRQYNARIRALAAREPRVAVLDFELFTRASELIYPESVPVAGHPIVRSGPSDDPHHLFLGDVRHLGTVGQGLLSALLIVTIDAKFAAGVPPLSEREVLEFAENLDRTATKLAAWPAVGGSDSPDPGGVK; this is encoded by the coding sequence ATGACGACGAGGATTATCCGCCTGACAGCGCTGGCGATGGCCCTACTCATCCCACTGGCCCCGACACGCGCAGGTTGGGCTGGCGGGATCGGGGTGCTCGGCGACAGCTACTCCGACGAGTATCAATTCTACCCCCCGCACCGGAGCACGGCCCGCAACTGGGTCGAGATCCTCGCCGCGACGCGGGGGCTGGACTTCGGTGCGTTCAGCACCGCGAGCCGGGGCGAGCCCCGGAACCAGGGCTTCGCCTACAACTGGGCCCGCAGCGGCGCGACGACCGAGGACATGATCGCGACCGGTCAGCATACCGGCCTGGCCGCGCAGGCCGCCCGCGGCGAGGTCAGCCTCGTGGTCGTCTTCATCGGCGGCAACGACTTCATCGTCGCGATGAAGACCTCCGACCCGGTGGAGGCATTCCAGGACGTTGGCCCGCGTGCCGAGGCGAACCTCGAGCGTGCCATCGCGACGATCCTCAAGGCCCACCCGGACGTCAAGGTGGTCATCTTCACCGTGCCCGATATCCGCGACTTACCCGAGTTCCGCGTGCCGCTCCACGCCGGCCGCTTGCCCCGCGCCTACGCCGATGCCGCCACCGCCACCATCCGGCAGTACAACGCCCGGATCAGGGCTCTCGCGGCGCGTGAACCGCGGGTCGCGGTCCTTGACTTCGAACTGTTCACGCGGGCCTCAGAGCTGATCTACCCCGAATCGGTCCCGGTCGCAGGCCATCCCATCGTGCGGTCCGGTCCCAGCGACGACCCCCACCATCTCTTCCTGGGCGATGTCCGCCATCTCGGGACCGTGGGCCAGGGTCTGCTCTCCGCCCTGCTCATCGTGACGATCGACGCCAAGTTCGCCGCCGGCGTGCCGCCGCTTTCGGAGCGCGAGGTCCTCGAATTCGCCGAGAACCTCGACCGGACCGCGACGAAGCTTGCCGCCTGGCCGGCAGTCGGCGGTTCGGATTCACCTGACCCGGGCGGGGTGAAATGA